A genomic region of Mycolicibacterium poriferae contains the following coding sequences:
- a CDS encoding MMPL family transporter, translated as MSRRLSWLIALVIVLSSGAVLGLLGGSSSAEQSPVPVPDSAESARANAAREAFPGGDEAPVILVVTRTDGAPLDRNDVQDAEQARQRMLSAAGATAPPGPPTQVSDDGQAALATVPLDADLSGFALTDEVEKVRAAADDGLPDALRAEVTGGPAFGADIADSFSGANVTLLAVTAAVVALLLIITYRSPTLWLVPLLVIAFADRVAAVLGTAIAEAVGMTPDGSTSGITSVLVFGAGTNYALLLISRYREELGRHESPRDALDIAARRAAPAILASNATVVLALLTLLLAEAPTTRSLGVQAAAGLVVAAVFVLLVLPPLLGLFGRKLFWPFIPEMGARALTDSGVWHRVASAVARRPAPVAAVSIGALALLCTGILATPLGLSQTEQFRVQAESVDGYSTLAEHFPSGLTDPTVVIASAPRADAVQRAISDTPGVVSVTPAGSAPDGLQQFSVVLDAPPASDEAFGTVDALRDSVHQADPSALVGGSDAKARDAAAAARHDRAVVIPAILAVVLAVLYVLLRAALAPLVLIAATVLSALAALGLGGWASVHVFGFPALDNTAPLFAFLFLVALGVDYTIFLVTRAKEETPEHGTTDGIVRAVSATGAVITSAGIVLAAVFCVLGVLPLIVLTQVGIIVGLGILLDTFVVRTVVIPALFTLIGPRIWWPAAVGARPRHRKAGSVV; from the coding sequence ATGAGCCGACGACTCTCCTGGCTGATCGCCCTCGTCATCGTGCTGTCCTCCGGCGCAGTGCTGGGACTGCTCGGCGGCAGCAGCTCCGCCGAGCAGTCCCCGGTGCCGGTCCCCGACAGCGCCGAATCCGCCCGCGCCAACGCCGCACGGGAGGCGTTTCCCGGCGGCGACGAGGCGCCGGTGATCCTCGTCGTGACCCGCACCGACGGTGCGCCGCTGGATCGGAATGACGTGCAGGACGCGGAGCAGGCGCGCCAGCGCATGTTGTCCGCCGCCGGAGCCACCGCCCCGCCCGGCCCGCCCACCCAGGTGTCCGACGACGGGCAGGCCGCGCTGGCCACGGTGCCGCTCGACGCCGACCTGTCGGGCTTCGCCCTGACCGACGAGGTCGAGAAGGTCCGCGCTGCCGCCGACGACGGCCTGCCCGACGCGCTGCGCGCCGAGGTCACCGGCGGACCGGCGTTCGGCGCCGACATCGCCGATTCGTTCTCCGGGGCCAACGTCACGCTGCTGGCCGTGACCGCGGCCGTCGTGGCGCTGCTGCTCATCATCACCTACCGCTCTCCCACGCTGTGGCTGGTCCCGCTGCTGGTCATCGCCTTTGCCGACCGGGTCGCCGCGGTCCTGGGAACCGCGATCGCCGAGGCCGTCGGCATGACCCCGGACGGCTCGACATCGGGTATCACCAGCGTGCTGGTGTTCGGGGCGGGCACCAACTACGCGCTGTTGCTGATCTCGCGCTACCGCGAAGAGCTGGGCCGCCACGAGTCCCCGCGCGACGCGCTGGACATCGCGGCGCGCCGGGCGGCGCCGGCCATCCTGGCGTCGAATGCCACCGTGGTGCTGGCCCTGCTGACGCTGCTGCTGGCCGAGGCGCCGACCACCCGCAGCCTCGGCGTGCAGGCCGCCGCGGGACTGGTGGTCGCCGCGGTCTTCGTGCTGTTGGTGCTGCCCCCGCTGCTGGGCCTGTTCGGCCGGAAACTGTTCTGGCCCTTCATCCCCGAGATGGGGGCGCGGGCACTGACCGACAGCGGCGTCTGGCACCGGGTCGCGTCAGCGGTCGCACGCCGGCCCGCCCCGGTCGCCGCGGTCTCGATCGGGGCGCTCGCGCTGCTGTGCACCGGCATCCTGGCCACCCCGCTCGGCCTGTCCCAGACCGAGCAGTTCCGGGTGCAGGCCGAGTCGGTCGACGGGTACTCCACGCTGGCCGAACACTTCCCGAGCGGGCTCACCGACCCCACCGTGGTCATCGCCTCGGCGCCACGCGCCGACGCGGTCCAGCGCGCCATCTCCGACACCCCCGGCGTCGTGTCGGTCACGCCCGCCGGCAGCGCACCCGACGGCCTGCAGCAGTTCTCGGTCGTGCTCGACGCGCCGCCGGCCTCCGACGAGGCGTTCGGCACCGTCGACGCGCTGCGTGACTCGGTGCACCAGGCCGACCCGTCCGCGCTGGTCGGCGGATCCGACGCCAAGGCCCGCGACGCGGCGGCGGCGGCACGACACGACCGGGCGGTGGTCATCCCGGCCATCCTCGCCGTGGTCCTCGCCGTCCTCTACGTGCTGCTGCGCGCCGCTCTCGCGCCCCTGGTGCTAATCGCCGCGACCGTGCTGTCGGCGCTGGCCGCCCTCGGGCTGGGCGGCTGGGCCAGCGTGCACGTGTTCGGCTTCCCGGCGCTGGACAACACCGCACCGCTGTTCGCGTTCCTGTTCCTGGTGGCGCTCGGCGTGGACTACACGATCTTCCTGGTCACCCGCGCCAAGGAGGAGACCCCGGAGCACGGCACCACCGACGGCATCGTGCGGGCGGTGTCGGCGACGGGCGCTGTCATCACCAGCGCGGGCATCGTGCTCGCGGCGGTGTTCTGTGTGCTCGGGGTGCTTCCGCTGATCGTGCTCACCCAGGTCGGCATCATCGTCGGCCTGGGCATCCTGCTGGACACCTTCGTCGTGCGGACGGTCGTCATCCCCGCGTTGTTCACGCTGATCGGCCCGCGGATCTGGTGGCCCGCGGCCGTCGGTGCGCGCCCCCGACACCGCAAGGCGGGTAGCGTCGTGTGA
- a CDS encoding MarR family winged helix-turn-helix transcriptional regulator, with translation MLIADDVRAMNAESDQIGQVFAGRHALTANDFRALLHVMVAETGGTPLSAGELRRRMGTSAAAITYLVERMIASGHLLRDADPADRRRVKLRVADHGLQVGREFFTPLADHTHAALADLPDSDLAAAHRVFGALIDAMGAFRTDLGDTAGNPA, from the coding sequence ATGCTGATCGCCGACGACGTACGCGCGATGAACGCCGAATCCGACCAGATCGGGCAGGTGTTCGCGGGACGGCACGCGCTGACCGCGAACGACTTCCGCGCGCTGCTGCACGTCATGGTCGCCGAGACCGGCGGAACGCCGTTGAGCGCCGGGGAACTGCGCCGCCGCATGGGGACCTCCGCCGCGGCGATCACCTACCTCGTGGAGCGGATGATCGCGTCGGGGCACCTGCTGCGGGACGCCGACCCGGCCGACCGGCGCCGCGTCAAGTTGCGGGTCGCCGATCACGGCCTGCAGGTGGGGCGGGAGTTCTTCACCCCGTTGGCCGACCACACCCACGCAGCGCTGGCCGACCTGCCCGACAGCGATCTCGCCGCCGCGCACCGGGTGTTCGGCGCGCTCATCGACGCGATGGGGGCGTTCCGTACCGATCTCGGCGACACCGCGGGCAACCCCGCTTGA
- the purT gene encoding formate-dependent phosphoribosylglycinamide formyltransferase, whose protein sequence is MADMTDDDAVTGPTASRGAVSVMLLGASDLTGELASAFRHLGADVATVPGYSDTAALTALIDESRPDFVVADTSAVATDALVGLAERDDLEVFPTPRTARLSLDGEGLRRLAADELGLPTAPFWFAGSAQELGAVAQHAGFPLVVKPVAAVPGEGESVLLRPDDVEPAWRRAVAGGALSMKRVIAESVVEVDFAVTLLTVRTVGAAGPSVSFCEPIGHHRGDGDTLESWQPQQLSPAALDAAKSIAARIVNSLGGRGVFAVDLLVHGDEVYFSDVRPRPSDSGLVTVRSQRLSQFELHARAVLGLPVDTIMISPAAMQVDRHDSVGAQVGLHGSADAVLPPPVLADALAVAESDVRVLSADGAGEGGRAGLVALATAPDPIVARDRARRVAAALRRPR, encoded by the coding sequence ATGGCAGACATGACGGACGATGACGCAGTGACCGGGCCGACAGCCTCCCGTGGTGCGGTGTCGGTGATGCTGCTCGGCGCCTCGGACCTGACCGGTGAACTGGCCTCGGCGTTTCGCCACCTCGGTGCCGACGTGGCGACCGTGCCGGGCTACTCCGACACCGCGGCGCTCACCGCCCTGATCGACGAGTCCCGACCCGACTTCGTGGTGGCCGACACCTCTGCGGTGGCGACGGACGCGCTGGTCGGGCTCGCCGAGCGGGACGACCTGGAGGTGTTCCCGACGCCGCGCACCGCCCGGCTGTCCCTGGACGGGGAGGGCCTGCGCCGGTTGGCCGCCGACGAGCTCGGCCTGCCGACCGCGCCGTTCTGGTTCGCCGGGTCGGCGCAGGAACTCGGCGCGGTCGCGCAGCACGCGGGTTTTCCGCTGGTGGTCAAACCCGTCGCGGCGGTTCCCGGCGAGGGGGAGTCGGTGCTGCTGCGCCCCGATGACGTCGAGCCGGCGTGGCGGCGCGCGGTCGCCGGCGGTGCGTTGAGCATGAAGCGGGTGATCGCCGAGTCCGTCGTGGAGGTCGACTTCGCGGTGACGCTGCTGACCGTGCGCACGGTCGGCGCGGCCGGGCCGTCGGTGTCGTTCTGCGAACCGATCGGCCACCACCGCGGTGACGGGGACACGCTGGAATCTTGGCAGCCGCAGCAGCTTTCGCCGGCAGCTCTGGATGCGGCGAAGTCGATCGCGGCCCGGATCGTCAACTCACTGGGCGGACGCGGGGTGTTCGCGGTGGATCTGCTGGTGCACGGCGACGAGGTGTACTTCTCCGATGTGCGTCCGCGGCCGTCCGACAGCGGGCTGGTGACGGTGCGCTCGCAGCGGCTGTCGCAGTTCGAACTGCATGCCCGCGCCGTCCTGGGCCTGCCGGTGGACACCATCATGATCTCGCCAGCCGCGATGCAGGTCGACCGACACGACTCTGTCGGTGCTCAGGTCGGACTGCACGGCTCCGCCGATGCGGTGCTCCCCCCGCCGGTGCTGGCCGACGCGCTGGCCGTCGCCGAGAGCGACGTCCGGGTCCTCTCGGCGGACGGGGCCGGTGAGGGAGGACGCGCGGGGCTGGTGGCGCTGGCCACCGCGCCGGACCCGATCGTCGCCCGTGACCGCGCCCGCCGCGTCGCCGCCGCGCTGCGCAGGCCGCGATGA
- a CDS encoding Rv0361 family membrane protein — protein MSEPEDSSTGSSVGPFLGALTIIVAVVIAIWLFNVFSSDELTDDQQIARAVSAQNAALQQRNYAEFLVYTCAEEWGEESEILDQQRDSVAQRGERIVERVAGVNVDGDQATAEVTYYFDKDSDAKEAVQVDLVRREGVWKVCSTGPR, from the coding sequence ATGAGCGAACCCGAGGACTCGTCGACCGGGTCCAGCGTGGGCCCCTTCCTGGGCGCGCTGACGATCATTGTCGCCGTCGTGATCGCAATCTGGCTGTTCAACGTCTTCTCCAGCGACGAACTCACCGACGACCAGCAGATCGCCCGCGCCGTGTCGGCGCAGAACGCCGCCCTGCAACAGCGCAACTACGCCGAATTCCTCGTCTACACCTGCGCCGAGGAGTGGGGTGAGGAATCGGAAATTCTTGACCAGCAGCGTGATTCGGTGGCACAGCGCGGTGAACGCATCGTCGAACGGGTGGCGGGGGTGAACGTCGACGGAGACCAGGCCACCGCCGAGGTGACCTACTACTTCGACAAGGACTCGGACGCCAAGGAGGCGGTGCAGGTCGACCTGGTCCGGCGCGAAGGCGTCTGGAAGGTCTGTTCGACCGGCCCCAGGTAG
- a CDS encoding rhodanese-like domain-containing protein — protein MGYAGDITPHEAWKLLSENSDAALVDVRTAAEWRFVGVPDLTSLHREAVYIEWNRGDGTRNEGFVDDLKAAGLTSGQRPVVFLCRSGNRSIGAAEAATEAGIGPSYNILDGFEGNLDENKHRGVTGWKADGLPWTQS, from the coding sequence GTGGGTTATGCCGGAGACATCACACCGCACGAGGCCTGGAAGCTGCTGAGCGAGAACAGCGATGCGGCGCTGGTGGACGTGCGCACCGCCGCCGAGTGGCGTTTCGTCGGGGTCCCCGATCTGACGTCGCTGCATCGCGAGGCGGTCTACATCGAATGGAACCGCGGCGACGGCACCCGGAACGAGGGCTTCGTCGACGACCTCAAGGCCGCCGGGCTCACTTCCGGTCAGCGCCCCGTCGTGTTCCTCTGTCGCTCCGGCAACCGTTCGATCGGGGCGGCCGAGGCCGCCACCGAGGCGGGCATCGGTCCCTCGTACAACATCCTGGACGGCTTCGAGGGCAACCTCGACGAGAACAAGCACCGCGGCGTCACCGGATGGAAGGCCGACGGGCTGCCCTGGACGCAGTCATGA
- a CDS encoding O-succinylhomoserine sulfhydrylase yields the protein MSADEQVPSVRIPAPLPDGVSQATVGVRGGLLRSGFEETAEAMFLTSGYVYESAADAEKAFTGDIDRYVYSRYGNPTVSMFEERLRLLEGAPACFATASGMSAVFTSLGALLGAGDRLVAARSLFGSCFVVCNEILPRWGVETVFVDGEDLAQWEEALSVPTQAVFFETPSNPMQSLVDIAAVCELAHAAGAKVVLDNVFATPILQQGFPLGADVVVYSGTKHIDGQGRVLGGAILGAKDYIDEPVQKLMRHTGPALSPFNAWTLLKGLETLSLRVTHQNASAHRIAEFLESHPGVRWVRYPFLESHPQYDLAKRQMTGGGTVVTFELDAPDGRGKERAFEVLDRLQIVDISNNLGDAKSLITHPATTTHRAMGPEGRAAIGLGDAVVRISVGLEGTDDLIADLDRALG from the coding sequence ATGAGCGCCGACGAGCAGGTCCCCTCCGTGCGTATCCCGGCGCCGCTGCCCGACGGGGTCAGCCAGGCCACGGTCGGGGTGCGCGGCGGGCTGCTGCGTTCGGGGTTCGAGGAAACCGCCGAGGCGATGTTCCTGACCTCGGGGTACGTCTACGAGTCCGCCGCCGACGCCGAGAAGGCCTTCACCGGCGACATCGACCGGTATGTGTACTCGCGCTACGGCAACCCGACGGTGTCGATGTTCGAGGAACGGCTGCGACTGCTCGAGGGCGCACCCGCCTGTTTCGCCACGGCGTCGGGCATGTCGGCGGTGTTCACCTCGCTCGGCGCGCTACTGGGCGCCGGCGACCGGTTGGTCGCCGCGCGCAGCCTGTTCGGGTCGTGCTTCGTGGTGTGCAACGAAATCCTGCCGCGCTGGGGTGTCGAGACGGTGTTCGTCGACGGCGAAGACCTCGCGCAGTGGGAGGAGGCGCTGTCCGTCCCGACGCAGGCGGTGTTCTTCGAGACGCCGTCGAATCCGATGCAGTCGCTGGTCGACATCGCCGCGGTCTGCGAGCTGGCCCACGCGGCGGGGGCAAAAGTGGTGCTGGACAACGTCTTCGCCACCCCGATCCTGCAGCAGGGCTTCCCGCTCGGCGCGGACGTGGTGGTGTACTCGGGCACCAAGCACATCGACGGGCAGGGCCGGGTGCTGGGCGGCGCGATCCTGGGCGCCAAGGACTACATCGATGAACCGGTGCAGAAGCTGATGCGCCACACCGGGCCTGCACTGAGCCCGTTCAACGCGTGGACGCTGCTGAAGGGACTCGAGACGCTGTCGCTGCGGGTCACCCACCAGAACGCCTCGGCGCACCGCATCGCGGAGTTCCTGGAGTCCCATCCCGGGGTGCGCTGGGTCCGGTATCCGTTCCTGGAGTCGCATCCGCAGTACGACCTCGCCAAGCGCCAGATGACCGGTGGTGGCACCGTCGTCACGTTCGAGCTGGACGCGCCCGACGGCCGGGGCAAGGAGCGGGCGTTCGAGGTGCTGGACCGGCTGCAGATCGTCGACATCTCCAACAACCTCGGTGACGCGAAGTCGTTGATCACCCACCCCGCCACCACGACTCACCGTGCGATGGGACCCGAGGGCCGCGCCGCGATCGGCCTCGGGGACGCCGTGGTCCGGATCTCGGTGGGGCTGGAGGGCACCGACGATCTGATCGCCGACCTGGACCGGGCGCTGGGCTAG
- a CDS encoding SDR family oxidoreductase has product MDNIRGKTVAITGAARGIGYATAEALLKRGARVVIGDRDVALQESSVAKLTNLGSVSGYPLDVTDRESFATFLDKARTDGGGHIDVLINNAGVMPIGPFLEQSEQSIRSSIEVNLYGVIAGCQLALPDMVARRRGHIINIASLSGVIPVPGQVVYVGAKFGVVGLSAALADEMAPHGVHVSVVMPPFTNTELISGTRETPGTKPVEPHEIAAAVVKTLDKPKTHVAVPPFLRFTAQAAQMLGPRGRRWMNKKLGLDSVFLEFDTTQRQSYEQRAQSALGVVEGAKAEGEK; this is encoded by the coding sequence ATGGACAACATCCGCGGAAAGACGGTCGCGATCACGGGCGCCGCCCGGGGCATCGGGTACGCCACGGCCGAGGCCCTGCTCAAGCGCGGTGCGCGCGTGGTCATCGGGGACCGCGACGTGGCCCTGCAGGAATCGTCGGTGGCCAAACTCACCAACCTCGGGTCGGTGTCGGGATATCCGCTGGACGTCACCGATCGGGAATCCTTCGCCACGTTCCTGGACAAGGCCCGCACCGACGGCGGCGGCCACATCGACGTGCTCATCAACAACGCCGGCGTCATGCCGATCGGGCCGTTCCTCGAGCAGTCCGAGCAGTCGATCCGCTCGTCGATCGAGGTGAACCTCTACGGCGTCATCGCCGGCTGCCAGCTCGCGCTGCCCGACATGGTGGCCCGCCGGCGCGGTCACATCATCAACATCGCATCGCTGTCCGGCGTGATCCCGGTGCCCGGCCAGGTCGTCTACGTCGGGGCCAAGTTCGGGGTGGTGGGCCTGTCGGCCGCGCTGGCCGACGAGATGGCCCCGCACGGTGTGCACGTGTCGGTGGTCATGCCGCCGTTCACCAACACCGAGTTGATCTCGGGCACCCGGGAGACGCCGGGTACCAAGCCGGTCGAACCGCACGAGATCGCCGCCGCCGTGGTCAAGACGCTCGACAAGCCCAAGACCCACGTCGCCGTGCCCCCGTTCCTGCGCTTCACCGCGCAGGCCGCACAGATGCTCGGCCCGCGCGGGCGGCGCTGGATGAACAAGAAGCTGGGGCTGGACAGCGTGTTCCTCGAGTTCGACACCACCCAGCGGCAGAGCTACGAGCAGCGCGCGCAGTCCGCGCTGGGCGTGGTCGAAGGCGCGAAGGCCGAGGGCGAGAAGTAG
- a CDS encoding DUF899 family protein: MSTIPNDAAMPRPAERAEFESALAALRRREKAHTREGDAIAAARRRLPMVEVDPTMELTGADGPVPLLDVFDGRRQLLAYYSMWHAGHAAAQQYEGCTWVTTQVAELCYLHSRDITFAVFCQGPYPESARYREFMGWTMPWYSALPSLDQLLIGRQAGMMHLVCYLRDGDRVFETYWTTRRGVEVMDYSLALMDLTVYGRQEPWEDSPPGWPQRWGGDGSNFRVDGRPAAQWSRLAAGRSDDLTRPLSPQT, from the coding sequence GTGAGCACGATTCCCAACGATGCTGCTATGCCACGCCCCGCCGAGCGCGCGGAGTTCGAATCCGCACTCGCCGCGCTGCGACGGCGCGAGAAAGCGCACACCCGTGAGGGTGACGCCATCGCCGCGGCCCGCAGACGGCTGCCGATGGTGGAGGTCGACCCGACGATGGAACTGACCGGAGCGGACGGGCCGGTGCCCCTTCTCGACGTCTTCGACGGGCGCAGACAGCTTCTCGCCTACTACTCGATGTGGCATGCGGGCCACGCGGCCGCGCAGCAGTACGAGGGATGCACGTGGGTGACCACCCAGGTCGCCGAACTGTGCTACCTGCACTCCCGCGACATCACGTTCGCGGTGTTCTGCCAGGGCCCCTACCCGGAAAGCGCGCGCTACCGCGAGTTCATGGGATGGACGATGCCGTGGTACTCGGCACTGCCGTCACTCGACCAGCTCCTGATCGGACGGCAGGCGGGAATGATGCACCTCGTCTGCTACCTGCGCGACGGCGACCGCGTGTTCGAGACGTACTGGACCACCCGGCGCGGAGTGGAGGTGATGGACTACAGCCTGGCGCTGATGGACCTGACGGTCTACGGACGTCAGGAACCGTGGGAGGACTCGCCGCCCGGCTGGCCCCAGCGCTGGGGTGGGGACGGCTCCAACTTCCGCGTCGACGGCAGGCCCGCTGCACAGTGGTCGCGGCTGGCGGCGGGACGCTCCGACGACCTCACCCGACCCCTTTCACCCCAAACTTGA
- a CDS encoding maleylpyruvate isomerase N-terminal domain-containing protein codes for MTTPETGAATPVQDDVCRLADLYCETKGRIVGLLDDSDAAQWNRPVPACPGWSVRDVVAHLTAVALDLLDGRLTIPPSDAETAEHVRRFDGCGEDKLFSIWAGAADRLVQSAATAGLEPPLGDIACHEHDIRAAIGRPGARDADSVHWTARELLAMLQPPVPLRVITETDEHRSGPCSGPEIVLRTTLFDTMRWRLGRRSRLQMAAMDWSSDPAPVLDHLYLFGPASTDIIE; via the coding sequence ATGACCACACCCGAAACCGGAGCCGCCACACCAGTCCAGGACGACGTGTGCCGACTCGCCGACCTGTACTGCGAGACGAAGGGCCGGATCGTCGGCCTGCTCGATGATTCGGATGCCGCGCAGTGGAACCGACCGGTGCCGGCATGCCCCGGGTGGTCCGTCCGCGACGTCGTGGCCCACCTGACGGCGGTGGCACTCGACCTCCTCGACGGCCGGCTGACGATTCCGCCATCGGACGCCGAGACTGCCGAACACGTCCGCCGGTTCGACGGATGCGGCGAGGACAAACTGTTCTCCATCTGGGCCGGCGCCGCGGACCGGCTGGTGCAGTCGGCCGCAACGGCCGGCCTGGAACCTCCGCTCGGTGACATCGCCTGTCACGAGCACGACATCCGCGCCGCAATCGGAAGGCCGGGTGCCCGCGACGCCGACTCGGTTCACTGGACCGCTCGCGAACTGCTGGCCATGTTGCAGCCGCCCGTGCCGCTTCGGGTGATCACCGAGACGGACGAGCACCGCAGCGGACCGTGCAGTGGGCCCGAGATCGTGCTGCGAACAACGCTGTTCGACACGATGCGGTGGCGCCTGGGTCGGCGCAGCCGCTTACAGATGGCAGCGATGGACTGGTCCTCAGACCCAGCGCCGGTGCTCGACCACCTGTACCTGTTCGGCCCCGCCAGCACCGACATCATCGAGTGA
- a CDS encoding ArsR/SmtB family transcription factor has translation MVEDSVLDRAYAALADPTRRRLLETLRDGDARLTDLAEPLPMSFAGVSRHVAVLETAGLVRREVRGREHWFSVQPDGLTAARQWIDEQNAFWADRADALSERLRRKGHPR, from the coding sequence ATGGTTGAAGATTCGGTGCTGGATCGTGCGTACGCCGCGCTCGCGGATCCCACCCGCCGCCGGTTGTTGGAGACGCTGCGGGACGGCGATGCCCGCCTCACGGATCTGGCTGAGCCACTGCCGATGTCGTTCGCGGGCGTGTCGCGACACGTCGCGGTGCTGGAAACGGCGGGGCTGGTGCGCCGCGAGGTGCGGGGGCGCGAGCACTGGTTCTCGGTGCAACCGGACGGGCTCACGGCGGCCCGGCAGTGGATCGACGAGCAGAACGCTTTCTGGGCCGATCGCGCCGATGCGCTGTCGGAGCGACTGCGCCGCAAGGGACACCCACGATGA
- a CDS encoding SRPBCC family protein — MTDVFVARVQRIMPAPPEVVFDEWLDPESLADWMCPRPSRCVAVTVEPHVGGRVRFDVDTLGELVLIAGQFLAVDRPSLLRFTWSHSGWADPTASSIVTVEFAPHDESQTLMAIEHELLPSQDALEDHQHGWEVTVDQLAGRLARR, encoded by the coding sequence ATGACCGATGTCTTCGTCGCACGCGTACAGCGGATCATGCCCGCCCCGCCTGAGGTTGTTTTCGACGAATGGCTGGACCCGGAGTCGCTGGCCGACTGGATGTGTCCGCGGCCGTCGCGGTGTGTGGCGGTCACGGTCGAACCCCACGTCGGCGGACGGGTCCGGTTCGACGTCGACACCCTCGGTGAGCTCGTGTTGATCGCCGGCCAGTTCCTGGCCGTGGACCGGCCCTCACTGTTGCGGTTCACCTGGAGTCATTCGGGCTGGGCCGATCCCACCGCCAGCAGCATCGTCACCGTCGAGTTCGCCCCGCACGATGAGAGCCAGACTTTGATGGCGATCGAACACGAGCTGCTGCCCAGCCAGGACGCACTCGAGGATCACCAGCACGGTTGGGAGGTCACCGTCGATCAGCTCGCCGGGCGGCTGGCTCGACGCTGA